From a single Deltaproteobacteria bacterium genomic region:
- a CDS encoding VWA domain-containing protein — translation MTKRYKYSKWDGTQSEWDVNAREFFSELSDYLMEGWTPEEAYEWILKQGLRGAETRVIGIDDLRSELSGYRHNAYDSYNVKDSLSELKSRLRDIIDRELTRLGDSAEGDSRELRERRSLLENLPGKLSSAIESLREYDFIDEEAGEEFKELLLDLERIKKAEKFIKRYGEKFTGDTSLDFERLLELVDLMEDLEKFEKSLIAGDFDEIDPESLRGVLSDDAQNSLLLLKGLKSALEESGLVKTKGERTELTPRGIRKLGEMALTDIFSSLKRQKLAEHETGQRGSGTVKPEESKEYEFGDPFNLNIVNTLKKSLVRDSTGHSIKIEPQDFEVYDMEYHTQATTALLLDLSWSMSFQGRFPAAKRVALALDHLIRTKYPKDEFHIIGFSTGARTLTTKELAVTTWDSNDPFTNIQEALSVASKTISRHRNSNKQIILITDGQPTAYYLDGYLQVELPMFFGGLSPRATFETLKEVKRVTSMGIRINIFMLDDSPSLRRFVEEMTRINKGRAFFTTPDKLGKYLLVDYLKRKKKLL, via the coding sequence ATGACCAAGAGATATAAATATTCGAAGTGGGACGGAACTCAATCGGAATGGGACGTGAACGCCCGGGAATTCTTCAGTGAGCTATCCGATTACCTCATGGAGGGCTGGACGCCGGAAGAAGCCTACGAGTGGATACTGAAGCAGGGATTGCGCGGCGCGGAAACGAGAGTAATAGGGATTGATGACCTGCGTTCCGAGCTCAGCGGATACAGACACAATGCTTACGATTCATATAACGTCAAGGACTCGCTTTCTGAGCTAAAGAGCAGGCTCCGGGATATAATTGACCGGGAGCTGACGCGTCTCGGGGATTCCGCCGAAGGGGATTCGCGGGAGTTGAGAGAGAGGCGGAGCCTTCTGGAAAACCTTCCCGGAAAGCTGAGCTCCGCTATTGAGAGCTTGAGGGAATATGATTTCATCGACGAGGAGGCGGGAGAAGAATTTAAGGAGCTGCTCCTCGATCTCGAGAGAATCAAGAAAGCGGAGAAATTCATAAAACGCTACGGGGAGAAGTTCACCGGGGATACTTCGCTGGATTTTGAGCGGCTCCTTGAGCTTGTGGATCTCATGGAAGACCTCGAGAAATTTGAAAAAAGCCTTATAGCCGGGGATTTCGACGAAATAGATCCTGAATCCCTGAGGGGTGTGCTCAGCGACGACGCGCAAAATTCCCTGTTGCTACTGAAGGGGCTTAAATCCGCTCTTGAGGAATCCGGCCTTGTCAAAACAAAAGGGGAGCGCACTGAGCTCACCCCCAGAGGCATCCGGAAGCTCGGGGAGATGGCACTTACCGATATTTTCTCTTCCTTAAAACGCCAGAAGCTCGCAGAGCATGAAACGGGGCAGAGGGGCTCGGGCACTGTAAAGCCGGAAGAATCAAAGGAGTACGAGTTCGGAGACCCCTTTAATCTCAATATCGTAAACACGCTCAAGAAATCCCTTGTGAGGGATTCCACCGGTCATTCCATAAAAATAGAGCCTCAGGATTTTGAGGTCTATGACATGGAGTATCATACTCAGGCGACTACGGCTCTGCTGCTGGACCTCAGCTGGTCGATGAGTTTTCAGGGGAGATTCCCCGCCGCAAAGCGGGTGGCGCTCGCGCTCGACCACCTTATACGCACCAAATATCCGAAGGACGAGTTTCATATCATCGGTTTCTCGACCGGGGCAAGAACGCTCACTACAAAAGAGCTCGCGGTTACGACATGGGACTCAAACGACCCGTTTACGAATATTCAGGAGGCCCTGTCCGTCGCCTCAAAGACGATTTCGAGGCACAGGAATTCCAACAAGCAGATTATACTCATCACCGACGGCCAGCCTACGGCTTATTACCTGGACGGGTACCTTCAGGTTGAGCTGCCTATGTTCTTCGGCGGGCTCAGTCCACGCGCCACGTTCGAGACCCTTAAAGAGGTAAAACGCGTCACGAGCATGGGAATAAGGATAAACATCTTTATGCTCGACGACAGTCCTTCGTTGAGACGCTTTGTCGAGGAGATGACGCGGATCAACAAGGGGCGCGCCTTCTTCACCACGCCCGACAAGCTGGGCAAGTATCTGCTCGTGGATTATCTAAAGAGAAAGAAAAAATTGCTTTGA
- a CDS encoding metallophosphoesterase, which produces MSTKIVLCVSLLFLAFNSCRIGYSSGRELLEADWYDPENTLTVWALADIQPRNGSHREAFEIAVEDINDNVPGVDMAIVAGDIVHVTKEEVFDWYISTRDKSYVTEWYEIIGNHDLKTDRGKLFREKLRENVNYAVLKGNILFIFMSDSERGKATEIPDEVFEWWKELVIENQDKIIVVTTHAPLEGSGIPFSSIRERQVIDSERFTDVMKNYNVDLWLSGHLHLPNGIMNNTVTKDEYGGTDFIHISSIRPEILGIKEPESRVLVFACGSNKVLVRSRNHKDRDYSPALDEVFTLSKPYECD; this is translated from the coding sequence ATGAGCACCAAGATTGTACTCTGTGTATCGCTCCTCTTTCTGGCGTTTAATTCGTGCCGAATAGGCTATTCATCCGGCAGGGAGCTTCTGGAGGCCGACTGGTACGACCCGGAAAACACGCTCACAGTCTGGGCACTCGCCGATATACAGCCCAGGAACGGTTCACACAGGGAAGCCTTCGAGATTGCCGTGGAGGACATAAACGATAACGTGCCGGGGGTCGACATGGCGATAGTGGCGGGGGATATTGTGCATGTAACGAAGGAAGAGGTTTTCGACTGGTACATAAGCACTAGAGACAAGTCATACGTCACGGAATGGTACGAGATTATCGGCAACCACGACCTGAAGACGGACAGGGGAAAGCTGTTCAGGGAGAAGCTCAGGGAGAACGTCAACTACGCCGTTCTCAAGGGAAACATACTGTTCATCTTTATGTCGGACTCGGAAAGGGGGAAGGCGACAGAGATACCGGACGAAGTATTCGAGTGGTGGAAAGAGCTTGTTATCGAGAATCAGGACAAGATAATCGTAGTCACGACACACGCGCCGCTTGAGGGAAGCGGCATCCCTTTTTCTTCTATTAGGGAGAGACAGGTAATTGATTCGGAACGATTCACGGATGTTATGAAAAATTACAATGTCGATCTCTGGCTGTCCGGGCACCTGCATCTCCCAAACGGGATCATGAACAACACCGTCACAAAAGACGAGTACGGCGGCACAGATTTTATTCACATCTCCTCCATCCGCCCTGAAATTCTGGGAATAAAGGAACCCGAATCCCGCGTGCTCGTATTCGCCTGCGGCTCAAACAAAGTGCTCGTCAGGTCGCGTAACCATAAGGACAGGGATTACTCGCCCGCCCTCGATGAAGTCTTCACTCTCTCAAAGCCCTATGAGTGCGATTGA
- the mtaB gene encoding tRNA (N(6)-L-threonylcarbamoyladenosine(37)-C(2))-methylthiotransferase MtaB, with protein MKSISVVTLGCKVNQYDTAVILNRLPRTKYKRVPFSEKADVYVIDTCTVTHKADAEARNYIYRAKRANPDGVVVVTGCYAQVSPEELKDVKGVDYVIGNSHKFSSLIRVIREGETQSEPKVFISDIFKEKKKSFETPDIEHFPGRTRAFLKVQDGCNYACTFCIIPRARGRSRSLTVDEILIRMEKLAEAGYREIVLTGIHIASYGRDIGTDFFELLRKIDKEKIVNRVRLTSLDPADFDEELIEFIADSQTICPQFHVALQSGDRDVLKRMRRRYAPERFLDLAGLIRKKIPDAAIGSDIMVGFPGETEEEFHNTYKVAEESPLTYFHVFSYSKRKTTPAAVMPRQVHPETIKQRSKTLRGLGSKKKAEFYRRFIGRNLSVLVENRSKGTTPNYISVRLEHNGHAAGDEVETTIKDVIGEEAIGAPIRTGD; from the coding sequence ATGAAGAGCATTTCCGTAGTCACACTGGGATGCAAGGTTAATCAGTACGATACGGCGGTAATACTGAACAGGCTCCCCAGAACTAAATACAAAAGAGTGCCTTTTTCCGAGAAAGCGGATGTTTACGTCATAGACACGTGCACCGTAACGCATAAAGCCGATGCCGAGGCAAGGAACTATATATACCGCGCCAAACGCGCCAACCCGGACGGCGTGGTGGTCGTAACGGGGTGCTACGCCCAGGTTTCGCCCGAGGAGCTCAAGGACGTAAAAGGCGTTGATTACGTTATAGGAAACTCGCATAAGTTCTCCTCCCTTATAAGGGTAATAAGGGAAGGGGAAACCCAGAGCGAGCCGAAAGTCTTCATATCGGACATTTTCAAGGAAAAGAAGAAGAGTTTCGAAACCCCGGATATAGAGCACTTCCCGGGAAGGACGAGGGCGTTTTTAAAGGTGCAGGACGGATGCAACTACGCATGCACATTCTGCATAATTCCGAGGGCCCGGGGGAGGTCGAGGAGCCTCACGGTAGATGAAATATTGATCCGAATGGAAAAACTGGCGGAGGCCGGATACAGGGAGATCGTTCTTACGGGCATTCACATAGCCAGTTACGGAAGGGACATAGGCACCGACTTTTTTGAGCTTCTGAGAAAGATAGATAAAGAGAAAATCGTAAACCGCGTGCGTCTTACATCGCTCGACCCCGCTGATTTCGACGAGGAGCTCATTGAGTTTATCGCGGATTCGCAAACAATCTGCCCCCAGTTCCACGTGGCCCTTCAGAGCGGGGACAGAGACGTGCTCAAGAGAATGAGAAGACGCTATGCGCCGGAAAGGTTTTTAGACCTGGCCGGCCTGATCAGAAAGAAAATCCCTGATGCGGCCATAGGCTCGGATATAATGGTCGGATTCCCGGGCGAAACGGAGGAAGAGTTTCACAATACGTACAAAGTCGCGGAGGAATCCCCTCTAACATACTTCCACGTATTCTCATACTCTAAAAGAAAGACAACCCCTGCCGCCGTAATGCCCCGTCAGGTACACCCGGAGACAATCAAGCAAAGGAGCAAAACCCTGAGAGGGCTCGGCAGCAAAAAGAAGGCCGAGTTCTACAGGAGGTTTATCGGGAGAAACCTTTCTGTTCTGGTTGAAAACCGTTCCAAAGGCACTACCCCTAACTATATTTCAGTGCGCCTAGAGCATAACGGCCACGCTGCAGGCGACGAGGTCGAGACGACCATAAAGGACGTGATAGGGGAGGAGGCCATTGGCGCGCCCATCCGAACCGGCGACTGA
- the mnmA gene encoding tRNA 2-thiouridine(34) synthase MnmA: MNKKRIVVAMSGGVDSTTVAALLKKEGHEVIGITMQILDYGDAEGGCCSLDQVVDARRGADQIGIPHYVVNFTEEFENLVLTDYVEKYRSGKTPIPCVLCNQHVKFDLLMKRALELGAEYLATGHYARIEKGNGNALTLKRACDESKDQTYFLYTLTQKELGRLMFPLGALTKDEVRELAREMNLRQADKPDSTGVCFVPTGNYRDFLVSRGAFTEREGEIINTEGVVLGSHKGVFSFTLGQRRGLGIATGRPMYVTEIEPDTNRVIVGEEDKIYGTKLLAENLTWINSTYIAGRLENKVKVKAKIRYRHSASDAFVTINKETGALVEFENPQRAITPGQAVVFYDEDEVLGGGWIKEVLKS; the protein is encoded by the coding sequence ATGAACAAGAAAAGGATAGTCGTCGCCATGAGCGGCGGCGTTGACAGTACGACAGTCGCGGCGCTCCTGAAAAAGGAGGGCCACGAGGTTATAGGCATTACAATGCAGATTCTCGACTACGGGGACGCGGAAGGGGGCTGTTGTTCGCTGGACCAGGTGGTGGATGCCAGAAGGGGGGCCGATCAAATAGGCATTCCGCACTACGTAGTCAATTTCACGGAGGAATTCGAGAATCTTGTTCTGACCGATTATGTCGAAAAGTACAGGTCCGGGAAGACGCCTATTCCGTGCGTCCTGTGCAACCAGCATGTGAAGTTCGACCTGCTGATGAAGCGCGCCCTCGAGCTGGGCGCGGAATACCTGGCCACTGGACACTATGCCAGAATAGAGAAGGGAAACGGGAACGCGCTTACGTTGAAGAGAGCGTGCGACGAGTCAAAGGATCAGACCTATTTCCTCTATACGCTCACTCAAAAAGAGCTCGGACGCCTGATGTTCCCTCTCGGCGCGCTGACAAAGGACGAAGTCAGGGAGCTGGCCAGAGAGATGAACCTGAGGCAGGCCGACAAACCCGACAGCACCGGGGTGTGTTTCGTCCCGACCGGTAATTACAGGGACTTTCTCGTCTCACGAGGGGCGTTTACAGAGCGGGAAGGGGAGATAATAAACACGGAAGGAGTAGTACTCGGGTCACATAAGGGCGTTTTTTCGTTCACGCTGGGACAGAGAAGGGGGCTCGGCATTGCCACGGGCAGGCCGATGTATGTAACGGAGATAGAGCCGGACACGAACCGGGTGATCGTGGGTGAGGAAGATAAGATATACGGGACCAAACTCCTCGCCGAGAACCTTACATGGATAAATAGTACATATATTGCGGGTAGGTTAGAAAACAAAGTTAAAGTAAAGGCTAAGATCAGATACAGGCATAGTGCAAGCGACGCATTTGTGACTATAAACAAAGAGACGGGCGCCCTGGTTGAATTCGAGAACCCGCAGAGGGCGATAACGCCGGGGCAGGCCGTGGTATTTTACGACGAGGATGAGGTCCTGGGCGGCGGCTGGATAAAAGAGGTGCTGAAATCATGA
- the rpmA gene encoding 50S ribosomal protein L27, translating to MATKKGGGSTKNGRDTEGKRLGLKKFGGEIVKAGNILARQRGTKYHAGENVGVGRDHTLFALKDGVVQFQRFRKNRTKINIQPASGQ from the coding sequence ATGGCAACTAAAAAAGGCGGCGGCAGTACTAAAAACGGAAGAGACACAGAAGGCAAAAGGCTTGGACTCAAAAAGTTCGGCGGAGAAATCGTAAAAGCCGGCAATATACTGGCAAGACAAAGGGGCACTAAATATCATGCCGGGGAAAACGTCGGTGTAGGGAGAGACCATACCTTGTTCGCGCTTAAGGACGGTGTGGTTCAGTTTCAGAGATTCAGAAAAAACAGAACTAAAATTAACATCCAGCCGGCGTCGGGGCAGTAA
- the rplU gene encoding 50S ribosomal protein L21, with product MQAVIKTGGKQYSVNAGDVIEVEKLTGNPGDEIEFKEVLMVSDGKGGVDVGAPLLEKAVVKAKILGETKGKKITVFKFRRRKDSRRKNGHRQMYTSVEITDILS from the coding sequence ATGCAGGCGGTAATAAAAACAGGCGGAAAGCAGTACAGCGTTAACGCTGGCGACGTAATAGAAGTCGAAAAACTGACCGGAAATCCGGGCGACGAGATAGAATTCAAGGAAGTCCTTATGGTGTCCGACGGCAAGGGCGGAGTGGATGTCGGAGCCCCGCTTTTGGAAAAAGCTGTTGTAAAGGCAAAAATCCTCGGAGAAACTAAAGGGAAGAAAATAACTGTTTTTAAATTCAGGAGAAGGAAGGATTCCAGAAGGAAAAACGGGCACAGGCAGATGTATACGTCGGTGGAAATAACCGATATTTTAAGTTAG
- a CDS encoding methyltransferase, whose product MTNAKDPSSILSTGFGFWESKVLLTAVEFDLFTVLADKAMTGPELGEKLGIHPRGIWDFFDTLVSLGYLDRAGDGPEALYRNSEQSRHFLDKNSPSYIGGILEMLNERLYRYWDDLGEALKTGKPQNEIKHSNKPLFEDLYSDLPRLEQFMGAMSGLSRANFEALADKFDFSPYKTLCDVGGATGLLSIVVAKKHPELRCISFDLPAVEPIARKNIEQSRLSERVTPVSGNFFEDPLPKADVITMGMILHDWNLENKMHLIRSAYEALPENGALIAVENLIDDERRVNTFGMLMSLNMLIEFGDAFDFTGADFRKWCGKAGFRKFDVLHLAGPCSAAIAYK is encoded by the coding sequence ATGACAAACGCAAAAGACCCTTCCTCAATACTGAGCACCGGGTTCGGATTCTGGGAATCAAAAGTCCTCCTCACAGCAGTCGAATTCGATCTCTTTACAGTGCTCGCGGATAAAGCAATGACAGGCCCGGAGCTCGGGGAAAAACTGGGCATTCATCCGAGGGGCATATGGGATTTCTTCGATACTCTCGTTTCCCTCGGCTATCTCGACAGGGCAGGCGACGGGCCTGAGGCCCTTTATAGAAATTCGGAGCAATCAAGACATTTCCTCGATAAAAACAGCCCGTCATATATAGGGGGTATACTCGAAATGCTGAACGAGCGACTTTATAGGTACTGGGACGACCTCGGAGAAGCTCTCAAGACAGGAAAGCCCCAGAACGAGATCAAGCACAGCAACAAGCCGCTGTTCGAAGACCTGTACAGCGACCTGCCCCGTCTCGAGCAGTTCATGGGCGCGATGAGCGGCCTATCTCGCGCCAATTTCGAGGCCCTGGCCGACAAGTTCGATTTCTCCCCTTACAAAACTCTCTGCGATGTGGGCGGGGCGACCGGGCTACTTTCTATTGTCGTTGCGAAGAAGCACCCGGAGCTGAGGTGTATCTCGTTCGACCTCCCCGCGGTCGAGCCCATAGCGAGGAAGAACATAGAGCAGAGCCGGTTATCGGAGAGGGTCACACCCGTATCAGGCAATTTCTTCGAAGACCCCCTGCCGAAAGCCGACGTAATTACGATGGGTATGATCCTCCATGACTGGAACCTGGAGAACAAAATGCACCTGATAAGGTCTGCCTACGAGGCTCTACCCGAAAACGGGGCGTTGATTGCGGTAGAAAATCTTATAGACGACGAAAGGCGAGTGAATACGTTCGGAATGCTCATGTCGCTTAATATGCTAATCGAGTTTGGAGACGCGTTTGACTTTACGGGGGCCGATTTCCGTAAATGGTGCGGCAAAGCGGGATTCAGGAAGTTCGATGTATTGCACCTGGCGGGCCCGTGCAGCGCGGCTATCGCATACAAGTAG
- a CDS encoding radical SAM protein — protein sequence MKIILINPRFPESFWSFKWAVENVMPADVRTINPPLGLATLAALCPPGWEVEIIDENIESIPLDPKADIIGICGMGVQFKRQKELLKFYKNHGHYVVAGGSYASLCPEYFEELADTVIAGEAEYIWKKFCDDFEKGAPGKLYQETEEVSLEDSPTPRFDLLKLDRYQAVSLQFSRGCPYRCEFCDIIVMFGRKPRVKSFDQVGRELDELRKLNITNVFFVDDNLIGNKPVAKKLMSYLRDYQKEHNYKFLFGTEASLNLAQDDELLQLFKEANFGWVFIGIESPDEDSLKETLKFQNTRANILDSIRHVYSYGIEVLAGFIIGFDNDTVRTFDLQYNFIQNSGIQAAMIGLLTAVPKTPLYERLEKDGRLIKTASGTDNTKLGTNLVPKQMSYEEMVEGYRELYYRLLDDRTIADRINNKSRFMNNPLFRSTYSIGDQLRALKKFFFKGIFPGGPSRVYHFMRTFPFTRPGLIPLVIQDWTVGISMKNYVDRHFIKESDEKHSLARNHLETFERSFQRYLSDGVVEVSLNRVKNTAANMSISIKGMLDGEFFERAAPHLENVLKNTPSSITLNIEEFHETQRQHLHRLFKRLSRYGDRVYIAVHEKWRDKVQIDSSVFNLVLAS from the coding sequence ATGAAAATAATTCTGATAAACCCGAGATTTCCCGAAAGCTTCTGGAGCTTTAAATGGGCTGTTGAGAATGTTATGCCCGCTGACGTGAGGACGATCAACCCGCCTCTGGGACTCGCCACTCTCGCAGCACTCTGTCCCCCCGGCTGGGAAGTGGAGATTATAGACGAAAATATAGAATCCATCCCCCTCGACCCAAAAGCTGATATTATCGGCATCTGCGGCATGGGTGTTCAGTTCAAAAGGCAAAAAGAGCTGCTCAAATTTTACAAAAACCACGGACACTACGTCGTCGCCGGGGGGAGCTACGCGTCCCTTTGCCCGGAATATTTCGAAGAACTGGCCGATACGGTGATCGCCGGAGAGGCCGAGTATATATGGAAGAAATTCTGCGACGACTTTGAAAAAGGCGCACCCGGAAAGCTATACCAGGAGACGGAAGAAGTATCGCTCGAGGATTCTCCCACGCCCAGGTTTGACCTCTTGAAACTCGACAGGTATCAGGCCGTGAGTCTTCAGTTTTCAAGAGGCTGCCCCTACCGCTGTGAGTTCTGCGATATTATCGTCATGTTCGGGCGGAAACCGAGGGTGAAATCATTCGACCAGGTTGGAAGGGAGCTGGACGAGCTTCGAAAATTAAACATAACGAACGTATTTTTCGTGGACGACAATCTGATCGGGAATAAACCTGTCGCCAAAAAACTGATGTCTTATCTAAGGGATTATCAGAAGGAGCATAACTATAAATTCCTCTTCGGCACGGAAGCGTCGCTCAATCTCGCGCAGGACGACGAACTCCTTCAGCTTTTTAAGGAGGCGAACTTCGGGTGGGTGTTTATAGGAATTGAGTCGCCCGATGAGGACAGCCTGAAGGAGACACTTAAATTCCAGAATACCAGGGCTAATATACTCGATTCAATCAGGCACGTGTACAGCTACGGAATAGAGGTGCTAGCCGGATTTATAATAGGTTTTGACAACGATACGGTAAGAACTTTCGATCTTCAGTACAACTTTATTCAGAATTCAGGGATACAGGCCGCGATGATAGGGCTCCTGACAGCGGTGCCGAAAACTCCTCTCTACGAGCGTCTCGAAAAAGACGGCAGGCTCATCAAAACGGCAAGCGGGACCGATAATACGAAACTCGGCACGAACCTCGTACCCAAACAGATGTCTTACGAAGAAATGGTGGAGGGCTATCGTGAGCTGTACTACAGGCTGCTTGACGACAGAACTATCGCAGACAGGATAAATAACAAGTCAAGGTTTATGAATAATCCTCTTTTCAGGAGCACGTACTCTATAGGCGATCAGTTGAGGGCGTTAAAGAAATTCTTCTTCAAGGGCATTTTCCCGGGTGGTCCTTCTAGGGTCTATCATTTCATGAGGACTTTCCCCTTCACGAGACCCGGACTGATTCCGCTCGTGATACAGGACTGGACAGTCGGCATTTCGATGAAGAACTATGTGGACCGCCATTTCATTAAAGAGAGCGATGAGAAGCACAGCCTTGCGAGGAACCACCTTGAAACATTTGAAAGATCGTTCCAGAGATATTTAAGCGACGGAGTTGTGGAGGTATCACTTAACAGGGTAAAGAATACGGCTGCCAATATGTCGATTTCGATAAAGGGCATGCTGGACGGGGAATTTTTCGAGCGCGCGGCTCCACACCTTGAGAACGTGCTAAAGAACACGCCCTCATCCATAACGCTTAATATAGAGGAATTCCACGAGACACAGCGTCAGCATCTGCACCGTCTATTCAAAAGGCTCTCCCGTTACGGCGACAGGGTATACATAGCCGTACACGAAAAATGGCGGGATAAGGTGCAGATAGACTCTTCCGTATTCAATCTCGTGCTGGCGAGTTAG
- the rraA gene encoding ribonuclease E activity regulator RraA — translation MKYSTPDLCDAYPGLIKVVDPVFRSFGGKSSFGGEIVTAKCFEDNSIVKEAAGKPGHGKVLVVDGEGSLRKALLGDLIAENALGNGWEGFIIYGAIRDVDPIGSMNIGVMALGAIPLKTERKGVGDLNVPVTFGGVTFNPGEYAYADSTGIIVSPELLRMPE, via the coding sequence GTGAAATATTCGACACCCGATCTTTGCGACGCATACCCCGGCCTTATCAAAGTGGTAGACCCTGTTTTCAGAAGCTTCGGGGGCAAAAGCTCATTCGGAGGGGAGATAGTTACCGCTAAATGCTTTGAAGACAACTCTATCGTAAAGGAAGCAGCCGGAAAACCGGGACACGGCAAGGTCCTCGTCGTTGACGGGGAAGGTTCCCTGCGGAAAGCGCTGCTCGGAGACCTCATCGCCGAAAACGCCCTCGGAAACGGATGGGAGGGATTTATAATTTACGGCGCAATACGTGACGTTGATCCCATCGGCAGCATGAATATAGGAGTAATGGCCCTTGGAGCGATTCCTCTGAAGACGGAAAGGAAAGGGGTAGGGGATTTAAACGTACCGGTGACTTTCGGGGGTGTAACATTTAATCCCGGAGAATATGCCTACGCGGACAGCACCGGAATAATCGTCTCGCCCGAGCTCCTGAGAATGCCTGAATAG
- a CDS encoding histidine phosphatase family protein: MADTKTLFLVRHAKSSWDDANIEDIERPLNKRGKADAPRMGKHLAGYEARPEVIISSPAVRAYKTAREIAAELGFKKSEVKIDEDLYSFDSSDIIEVIRGFDDVYQTIMLVGHNPAITRLVNELSGSSIDNVPTCGVALLRFNVKKWSGIKKGTGELLNFDYPKKLW, encoded by the coding sequence ATGGCGGATACGAAAACACTTTTTCTGGTGCGGCACGCAAAGTCGAGCTGGGACGACGCTAATATCGAAGACATAGAAAGACCGCTTAACAAGCGGGGGAAAGCGGACGCTCCCAGAATGGGAAAACATCTCGCGGGCTATGAAGCGCGTCCCGAAGTGATAATATCGAGTCCCGCCGTACGCGCTTATAAAACGGCGCGGGAAATAGCCGCCGAGCTCGGTTTTAAGAAATCCGAGGTGAAAATAGACGAAGACCTGTACTCGTTCGATTCGTCCGATATTATCGAGGTAATAAGAGGCTTCGATGACGTATACCAAACCATAATGCTCGTCGGGCACAATCCCGCAATCACCCGACTCGTAAACGAGCTGAGCGGGTCAAGTATCGATAACGTGCCTACTTGCGGAGTGGCTCTGCTTCGATTTAATGTTAAAAAATGGTCCGGCATAAAAAAAGGAACGGGAGAGCTTCTTAATTTCGACTACCCGAAGAAGCTATGGTAG
- a CDS encoding GNAT family N-acetyltransferase, producing the protein MSEITIRKAKTGDAARMAEILREIGWSEKRNSLPLEEVSQPIEGLIEHCDRDKEGHSMLVAVDEEENVVGFTTVHWVPFVMLGSWEGYVSDVFVSPSAGGKGTGRALIEHVMKEGEERGCMRLMLTNGKEKPSYKFGFYKKMGWTERPKVANFVYYYREPWS; encoded by the coding sequence ATGTCTGAAATAACGATACGGAAAGCAAAAACAGGGGACGCGGCACGCATGGCGGAAATACTGAGGGAGATCGGGTGGTCGGAGAAGAGGAACTCCCTTCCTCTGGAGGAAGTATCACAGCCGATCGAGGGGCTGATAGAGCATTGCGACAGAGACAAAGAAGGACATTCGATGCTCGTCGCGGTCGACGAAGAAGAAAACGTAGTCGGCTTTACAACCGTCCATTGGGTCCCGTTCGTTATGCTGGGAAGCTGGGAAGGATATGTCTCAGACGTATTCGTAAGCCCTTCGGCCGGCGGCAAGGGAACAGGGAGGGCGCTTATCGAGCACGTAATGAAAGAAGGGGAAGAGAGGGGGTGCATGAGGCTCATGCTGACTAACGGAAAGGAAAAACCTTCATACAAATTCGGGTTCTATAAGAAAATGGGGTGGACAGAGCGTCCGAAGGTCGCCAACTTCGTCTATTACTACAGAGAGCCCTGGTCCTGA
- a CDS encoding YceI family protein produces the protein MKLLKGFVSVLLIAGALAFSGASEPRAEVVEYVIDPAHSQVIFKVKHMGISTVTGRFDEFEGSYAFDEENPGDSKVDAVITTSSIDTNEDDRDDHLKSPDFLDVEKNPTITFKSKEVKKGEGKEFTIVGDLTINGVTKEVELDAEYGGSATDPRGNERTAFTAETTIDRKDYGITWNKTLDAGGLVVGNDVKIILEVEGIKKKS, from the coding sequence ATGAAATTACTCAAGGGATTTGTTTCGGTCCTGCTTATAGCAGGCGCTCTCGCTTTCTCAGGAGCATCAGAGCCACGTGCGGAAGTCGTCGAGTACGTAATCGACCCCGCCCATTCGCAGGTTATATTCAAGGTGAAGCATATGGGCATCAGCACGGTAACGGGAAGGTTCGACGAGTTTGAGGGTTCTTATGCTTTCGATGAGGAGAACCCGGGCGATTCGAAGGTTGATGCCGTTATCACGACTTCCAGCATAGATACTAATGAGGATGACAGGGACGATCACCTGAAGTCACCCGATTTCCTCGACGTGGAGAAAAACCCGACCATTACGTTTAAGAGTAAAGAGGTGAAGAAAGGAGAGGGAAAAGAATTTACGATTGTCGGCGATCTTACTATTAACGGCGTCACAAAAGAGGTTGAGCTCGACGCCGAATACGGCGGAAGCGCTACCGACCCGAGGGGTAACGAACGCACCGCTTTCACTGCCGAGACGACGATAGACAGAAAGGATTACGGAATTACGTGGAACAAAACGCTTGACGCGGGAGGGCTGGTCGTAGGAAACGATGTCAAGATTATTCTCGAAGTTGAAGGCATTAAAAAGAAGAGCTGA